A window of Pullulanibacillus sp. KACC 23026 genomic DNA:
AGCATTGGTTTACTCGCCTTTGATCAAGCCATAGACCACTATAAAGAAGGACAGGGATCTAAGTTTTTAACCTTTGCAGATATGGTGATACGAAGACGTTTAATTGATTATATACGCAAGGAAGCTCGACGCAAGAAACATGAATGGCTGGATTCTGAGACAGATGATCCGGAAGAAAGCGAAGAAAGTCTTATTCATCAACAAGCGGCGCTGGACTCTTATCAAAAAGACCAAGAATCGCAAAAAAGACGTGAGGATATATTGGACTATCAACGTTATTTACAGGAGTTTGGTCTTAGTTTTGAAATCCTTTCACAGCAAGGACCGAAGCATGCGGATTCCCGAAATAATGCCAAGCATATTGCTTTAACTTTGGTAAAACATCCCGAATTAAGCGGGAATTTCCTGCAAACCAAACAACTTCCAACAAAAGAATTATTAAAATATGTTTCCTGTAGCCGCAAAACAATCGAACGGAATCGAAAGTATATAATAGCGATCGCATTGATCTATTTAGGGAAGTACACGTCGTTGATGACTTATATAGAACCTGAATCGCTGGATTAATAACAAGCAACCTAGAGAAAGGAGGTAAGGGCTATGGCAAAAGGGATATTGATGTCAAAAGAAGGTCATGATGGAATTCTGCTGACGAGCGAAGGGGCTTTTGTGAAAATCGTGCTTCCAAGTCTGGATGCGGCAATTGGAGATGAAGTTGAAGGAGAGCTTAAGAGGCGTTCCTTTAATCGTCCAAAGCCGATACTATCCGCTCTCGCAGCAGCCTGTCTATTCCTTTTTGTTCTCATTGGAACCCTTCAGATCGGAGGCTCGCACCAGGCCGTTGCGGCTTACGTAAGCTTTGACATCAATCCAAGCTTTGAAGCGGGAATTGATAAGGCGCTTCAGGTAAAGGAAGTCCATCCGATGAATTCAGATGGTTCTAAGGTTTTAAAAGAAATTCCGAACTATAAGAATATGTCACTCAAAACTTTTACCCAAAAAGTAGCCGACGTCTTGGATAAAGAGGGTTACTTTAAGCAAGAACCAAGCTTAGTTATAAGTACAGCGGTAGACACAAAGGTGACTGGAGATAAGGCTAAGAAGATGACAGCAACGATTAACCAAGCGGTTCAAGAGATAAAGAAACAG
This region includes:
- the sigI gene encoding RNA polymerase sigma-I factor codes for the protein MLFSRRNVKVKKEDKGSLEEIVMRIQLGEDGLRESLINDYQPFVKTVVSKVCKRYIDQTMDEFSIGLLAFDQAIDHYKEGQGSKFLTFADMVIRRRLIDYIRKEARRKKHEWLDSETDDPEESEESLIHQQAALDSYQKDQESQKRREDILDYQRYLQEFGLSFEILSQQGPKHADSRNNAKHIALTLVKHPELSGNFLQTKQLPTKELLKYVSCSRKTIERNRKYIIAIALIYLGKYTSLMTYIEPESLD